A stretch of Sinorhizobium meliloti DNA encodes these proteins:
- a CDS encoding NAD(P)-dependent oxidoreductase produces MAKVAFIGLGVMGYPMAGHLKARGGHDVTVYNRTAAKAEQWAAAFGGRTAATPAGAAKDQDFVFACVGNDDDLRSVTTGENGAFETMAPGSVFIDNTTASAAVARELYAAAAAKGAHFIDAPVSGGQAGAENGVLTVMCGGDAGAFDKAKPVIEAYARMVGLMGPAGAGQLTKMINQICIAGLVQGLAEGIHFGKKAGLDIEKVIEVISKGAAGSWQMENRHKTMNEGKYDFGFAVDWMRKDLDIVLAEARHNGAKLPVTALVDQFYGDIQALGGNRWDTSSLLARLEK; encoded by the coding sequence ATGGCCAAAGTCGCATTCATCGGTCTCGGCGTAATGGGATACCCGATGGCCGGTCATCTCAAGGCCCGCGGCGGGCACGATGTCACGGTCTATAACCGGACCGCCGCCAAGGCGGAGCAATGGGCAGCGGCATTCGGCGGCCGGACCGCGGCAACGCCGGCCGGGGCGGCCAAGGACCAGGATTTCGTCTTCGCCTGCGTCGGCAACGACGACGACCTCCGCTCCGTAACCACGGGAGAGAACGGCGCCTTCGAAACGATGGCACCCGGGTCGGTCTTCATCGACAACACGACGGCATCGGCCGCGGTTGCGCGCGAGCTCTATGCGGCGGCGGCGGCGAAGGGTGCGCATTTCATCGATGCGCCGGTCTCCGGCGGACAGGCCGGAGCGGAAAACGGCGTGCTCACCGTCATGTGCGGGGGCGATGCGGGAGCCTTCGACAAGGCCAAGCCCGTCATCGAAGCCTATGCCCGGATGGTCGGTTTGATGGGCCCCGCCGGCGCCGGCCAACTCACCAAGATGATCAATCAGATCTGTATCGCAGGGCTCGTCCAGGGGCTCGCAGAGGGAATCCATTTCGGCAAGAAAGCAGGGCTCGACATCGAGAAGGTGATCGAGGTCATCTCCAAGGGAGCGGCCGGTTCCTGGCAGATGGAAAATCGCCACAAGACCATGAACGAAGGCAAGTATGACTTCGGCTTCGCGGTCGACTGGATGCGCAAGGATCTGGATATCGTCCTCGCCGAGGCCCGGCACAACGGCGCCAAGCTTCCGGTGACTGCCCTCGTCGACCAGTTCTACGGCGACATCCAGGCGCTCGGCGGCAATCGCTGGGATACGTCTTCCCTGCTGGCCCGCCTCGAAAAATGA
- a CDS encoding uracil-DNA glycosylase family protein: MTEEQLQALRAAISVCRRCRDEPARGEGHRLPHEPRPVAVLSASARILIAGQAPGLRVHESGLPFNDASGDRLRQWLSVDRAAFYDQRNFAIVPMGFCFPGYDRHGSDLPPRSECAPLWRQRAMDAMPQIELVLAVGHYAQRWHLGTDCPKSMTETVRNWQRYAKRNSGISVLPLPHPSWRNTGWLRRHPWFEAELLPFLRERVQALTI, encoded by the coding sequence GTGACTGAGGAGCAGCTGCAGGCGTTGCGGGCGGCGATCTCGGTCTGTCGCCGGTGCCGTGACGAGCCGGCGCGCGGCGAAGGCCACCGGCTGCCGCACGAGCCGAGGCCGGTGGCGGTGCTTTCCGCGTCGGCTCGGATTCTGATCGCCGGGCAGGCGCCCGGCCTGCGGGTCCATGAAAGCGGTCTTCCCTTCAACGATGCTTCGGGCGATCGGCTGCGGCAATGGCTGTCGGTGGACCGGGCGGCATTCTACGATCAGCGAAACTTCGCGATCGTGCCGATGGGTTTCTGTTTTCCGGGCTACGACAGACACGGCAGCGACCTGCCGCCGAGAAGCGAATGTGCGCCGCTGTGGCGGCAGAGGGCGATGGACGCGATGCCGCAGATCGAGCTGGTGCTGGCGGTCGGCCATTACGCGCAGCGCTGGCATCTCGGAACGGACTGTCCGAAATCCATGACGGAGACCGTGCGCAACTGGCAACGCTACGCGAAACGCAATTCCGGCATCTCCGTATTGCCGCTGCCGCATCCGAGCTGGCGCAATACCGGCTGGCTCCGGCGTCATCCCTGGTTCGAGGCCGAGCTGCTGCCCTTCCTGCGTGAACGGGTGCAGGCGCTGACGATCTGA
- a CDS encoding Lrp/AsnC family transcriptional regulator: MDRLDRKILRLLQEDSTLAVADLAKKVGLSTTPCWRRIQKMEEEGVIRRRVALLDPVKVNTKVTVFVSVRTNSHSMEWLRRFSEVVADFPEVVEFYRMSGDVDYLLRVVVPDIAAYDAFYKRLIAKIEIRDVSSAFAMEQIKYTTQLPLDYMVIDQAKSSED; this comes from the coding sequence ATGGATCGCCTAGACCGCAAGATCCTGCGGCTTTTGCAGGAAGACTCGACCTTGGCCGTAGCCGACCTCGCAAAAAAGGTCGGGCTTTCCACCACGCCATGCTGGCGGCGCATCCAAAAGATGGAAGAGGAGGGCGTGATCCGCCGCCGTGTCGCGCTTCTCGATCCGGTGAAGGTCAACACCAAGGTCACCGTATTCGTGTCCGTGCGCACCAATTCGCATTCCATGGAGTGGCTGCGGCGGTTTTCCGAAGTCGTGGCGGATTTTCCGGAAGTGGTGGAATTCTATCGTATGAGCGGCGACGTGGATTATCTCCTGCGCGTGGTCGTTCCGGATATCGCGGCCTATGATGCCTTCTACAAGCGTCTGATCGCCAAGATCGAGATCCGCGACGTTTCCTCGGCCTTCGCCATGGAGCAGATCAAATATACGACGCAGCTGCCGCTCGATTACATGGTCATCGACCAGGCAAAATCGAGCGAGGATTAG